Proteins from a genomic interval of Paenibacillus sp. FSL H8-0048:
- a CDS encoding C39 family peptidase codes for MSRKTSGERLKAKAYTQWETGVASPSSACGPATMAALLEYWHSNRSRTFIPGIRHFDSMAAHINYIYTHHGGTPWGMSTRSFVRGLRAYIGSALPLLHNRSGLIEVSVFNDIGRYRAEINAGRPVALKFDKWFSLRWRGRYAYDYHWVLGIGYEDEEDGSCKLVVHDNGVQHPGGGYTPGRERLISYSANKKILTMVSLNLPESPDVQ; via the coding sequence ATGAGCAGGAAGACTTCCGGGGAGCGCCTGAAGGCGAAGGCTTATACACAGTGGGAGACAGGCGTAGCCTCACCTTCCTCAGCTTGCGGACCGGCAACCATGGCCGCCCTTCTGGAATATTGGCATTCGAACAGGAGCCGGACGTTTATTCCGGGTATCCGCCATTTTGATTCCATGGCCGCACATATCAATTATATCTATACCCACCATGGCGGGACGCCCTGGGGCATGAGCACACGCAGCTTTGTCAGAGGCCTCCGGGCGTACATCGGCTCAGCCCTGCCGCTTTTACACAACCGCTCCGGCCTTATTGAGGTATCCGTCTTCAATGATATCGGGCGCTACCGGGCCGAGATTAATGCCGGGCGTCCGGTCGCGCTCAAATTCGACAAGTGGTTCAGCCTCCGCTGGCGCGGAAGATATGCGTATGACTATCATTGGGTGCTGGGAATCGGCTATGAGGATGAGGAGGACGGCTCCTGCAAGCTGGTTGTCCATGACAACGGGGTGCAGCATCCGGGCGGCGGTTATACTCCGGGCAGAGAACGGCTGATCTCCTATTCAGCGAATAAAAAAATACTTACGATGGTGTCGCTCAACCTGCCGGAATCTCCAGATGTGCAGTAA
- a CDS encoding PAS domain S-box protein, whose translation MDNLASNNSIFDQAFRLSPVGMAVLSPEGGRWMKINPAFCNMLGCTEAEFLSGTQSGAGRELQERFTIQRIVTELAQQQGQALQTDQRFSGRDGQPFWLALTFIPAQEEPSGQTVIVYAQDVTDRKIADQLTVDSRDLYNLFIKDDQSMISFSLPDGTITFISPSSYSQIGYYPEEIIGRNRAEFYHLDDVGAINSSGGLLENNISSRRLRHKEGHYLWFETSFHVIRGEKGEITRIMGIGRNVTRRKHSEEALASAQRVARIGSWGWDLLKGRVTFSDELQRILQYSVETGHVNQNAFLALVHPEDVPILREAVERARGLGEPGNTAFRMILPDGEVLMVHVQWDVIAGPEGRPAQLFGMMQDITERMHMEEQLRESERNFRLMSENSLDLISRHAIEDSIFLYCSPASRSLLGYEPEEMIGTSAYDYLHPDDLEMILNQMAESEDSGLIPPASYRYRHKNGTYVWFETNSRYIFDAQGRKTEIIAVGRDITERKQFESKLQESEQRYKSLFEYNPAAVYSMNLQGDYLTANANLEQLSGYSLEELLGNYFGPLVADKDIQKTLHHFTLASQGEPQSYDLTLIHKDGHPVEINTINIPIVVDHQVVGVYGISRDITDHIRYTEQIEKLSNDYTLILNAVSEGIFGLDNEGRVTFINPAGANMLGFECDEITGHPYLDPIQQTALDGNHYRPEESPLMRAVRAGEAHQSLDAVLWRKDGSSFLAEYQVTPLFDKGERKGAVVVFRDTTGEKEIIRAKELAEKADQAKSEFLAIMSHELRTPMNGIMGMTDLLAETELTEEQRGYAQIISESSASLLYILNEILDFSKIEAGKMTLTREPVSLAELLDNITELFMPKAREKNIELSCRMAADVPELIMGDAARLRQVLVNLVSNAVKFTETGQVSILLSREYSRDRRRLTLKFSVADTGIGIPPEKQPLLFQSFSQLHPSINRKYGGTGLGLAICKKLVELMGGAITVESVVGEGSNFYFILPVDVELEPEGGKEDMLPVSDPALASEQTSIPEEGQSAAEFGPLRILVAEDHPVNQKLLVTMLDKRGYAADLVDHGEAAVQAVLRERYDLVFMDVQMPGMSGLTATARIREQAPAPHQPYIAAVTAYARKEDRERCYAAGMDDFVSKPFLAADIDRVLEHCSHRVSL comes from the coding sequence TTATCCCCCGTGGGGATGGCGGTATTGTCTCCTGAAGGAGGCCGATGGATGAAAATTAATCCTGCCTTTTGCAATATGCTGGGCTGCACTGAAGCTGAGTTTCTCTCAGGGACTCAATCGGGGGCCGGCCGGGAACTGCAGGAGCGGTTCACCATTCAGCGAATCGTGACAGAGCTTGCACAGCAGCAAGGACAGGCTCTCCAGACGGATCAGCGGTTCTCCGGCCGTGACGGGCAGCCGTTCTGGCTCGCCCTGACCTTCATTCCGGCTCAAGAGGAGCCTTCCGGCCAGACTGTTATTGTATATGCACAGGACGTAACAGACCGCAAAATTGCAGATCAGCTGACCGTAGACAGCCGCGATCTGTACAATTTATTCATAAAAGACGATCAGAGTATGATCTCCTTCTCGCTGCCGGACGGAACGATAACATTCATATCGCCGTCCTCTTACTCCCAGATTGGATACTATCCAGAGGAGATTATCGGCAGGAACCGCGCAGAATTCTATCATCTTGACGATGTTGGGGCTATCAACAGCTCCGGCGGTCTGCTGGAGAACAATATCTCCAGCCGCCGCCTGCGTCATAAGGAGGGTCACTATCTGTGGTTTGAGACCTCCTTCCATGTGATCCGTGGCGAGAAGGGTGAAATCACACGGATAATGGGGATTGGCCGTAACGTCACCCGGCGCAAGCACAGCGAGGAGGCTCTTGCATCCGCCCAGCGGGTGGCCAGAATAGGCTCCTGGGGCTGGGATCTGCTGAAGGGCAGAGTCACGTTCTCCGATGAACTGCAGCGTATTCTGCAATACAGTGTGGAGACAGGGCATGTGAATCAGAATGCCTTTCTGGCACTGGTCCATCCGGAGGATGTTCCGATTCTGAGGGAGGCCGTCGAACGGGCCAGGGGACTGGGGGAGCCGGGGAACACGGCTTTCCGGATGATTTTGCCGGATGGGGAGGTCCTGATGGTGCATGTCCAGTGGGATGTTATTGCGGGACCGGAGGGCCGGCCGGCCCAGCTGTTCGGCATGATGCAGGATATTACCGAGCGTATGCATATGGAGGAGCAACTGCGGGAGAGTGAACGGAACTTCCGGCTGATGTCCGAGAATTCCCTTGACCTGATCTCCCGCCATGCGATAGAGGACAGCATCTTCCTGTATTGCTCGCCGGCCAGCCGGTCGCTGCTCGGCTATGAGCCTGAGGAGATGATCGGCACCAGTGCCTACGATTACTTGCATCCTGATGATCTGGAGATGATTCTGAATCAGATGGCGGAGAGTGAGGATTCGGGATTAATTCCCCCGGCCTCCTACCGCTACCGCCACAAGAACGGTACCTATGTGTGGTTTGAGACGAACAGCCGTTATATTTTTGATGCGCAGGGCCGGAAGACAGAGATTATTGCGGTAGGACGTGACATTACTGAACGCAAGCAATTCGAATCGAAGCTGCAGGAGAGTGAGCAGCGCTACAAATCCCTGTTCGAGTATAATCCTGCGGCGGTATATTCCATGAATCTGCAGGGGGATTATCTGACGGCGAATGCCAATCTGGAGCAGCTGAGCGGCTACTCGCTGGAGGAGCTGCTGGGGAATTATTTTGGGCCGCTGGTCGCTGACAAAGATATTCAGAAGACGCTGCATCACTTCACTCTTGCCAGCCAGGGGGAGCCGCAGAGCTATGATCTGACGCTGATTCACAAAGACGGGCATCCGGTGGAGATCAATACGATTAATATTCCAATTGTTGTGGATCACCAGGTAGTAGGGGTATATGGAATCTCCCGCGATATCACAGATCATATCAGATACACGGAGCAGATTGAGAAGCTGAGCAATGATTACACCCTGATTCTCAATGCCGTATCCGAAGGAATATTCGGTCTGGACAACGAGGGGCGGGTGACCTTTATTAATCCTGCGGGAGCGAATATGCTGGGCTTCGAATGTGATGAGATTACCGGACATCCGTACCTGGACCCTATCCAGCAGACTGCGCTCGACGGCAACCATTACCGGCCGGAGGAGTCTCCGCTGATGCGGGCAGTCCGGGCAGGAGAAGCCCATCAGAGCCTGGATGCGGTGCTGTGGCGCAAGGACGGCTCCAGCTTCCTGGCCGAGTACCAGGTTACCCCTCTGTTTGACAAGGGGGAGCGTAAGGGAGCGGTTGTTGTCTTCCGTGACACTACCGGGGAGAAGGAGATCATCCGGGCCAAGGAGCTGGCGGAGAAGGCCGACCAGGCCAAATCGGAATTCCTTGCCATCATGAGTCATGAGCTGCGTACACCGATGAACGGAATTATGGGAATGACCGATCTGCTGGCTGAGACGGAATTGACGGAAGAACAGCGGGGGTATGCCCAGATTATCAGCGAGAGCAGTGCATCCCTGTTATATATTCTTAATGAAATTCTGGATTTCAGCAAAATCGAGGCCGGTAAAATGACGCTTACCCGTGAACCGGTAAGTCTGGCGGAATTGCTCGACAATATCACGGAGCTGTTCATGCCGAAGGCCCGTGAAAAGAATATTGAGCTGTCCTGCCGCATGGCTGCGGATGTGCCGGAGCTGATTATGGGAGATGCGGCCCGGCTGCGCCAAGTGCTGGTGAACCTTGTCAGCAATGCCGTGAAATTCACCGAGACGGGACAAGTCTCTATTCTGCTGAGCAGAGAATATAGCAGGGACCGCAGGAGGCTGACGCTTAAGTTCAGCGTGGCCGATACAGGCATTGGCATCCCTCCCGAGAAGCAGCCGCTGCTGTTCCAGTCCTTTTCACAGCTGCATCCGTCTATTAACCGCAAGTACGGGGGAACCGGACTGGGTCTGGCAATCTGCAAAAAACTGGTGGAGCTGATGGGCGGGGCCATCACGGTAGAGAGTGTGGTCGGGGAAGGATCTAATTTCTATTTCATCCTGCCTGTAGATGTTGAGCTGGAACCGGAAGGAGGCAAGGAGGACATGTTGCCCGTCTCTGATCCGGCGTTAGCCTCTGAACAGACCAGTATTCCGGAAGAAGGCCAATCCGCTGCTGAATTCGGGCCTCTGCGTATACTGGTGGCGGAGGATCATCCGGTGAATCAGAAGCTGCTGGTTACGATGCTGGACAAAAGAGGCTATGCCGCCGATCTGGTCGATCATGGCGAAGCTGCGGTGCAGGCAGTGCTCCGTGAGCGGTATGATCTGGTATTCATGGATGTTCAAATGCCGGGGATGAGCGGGCTTACGGCAACGGCCAGAATCCGCGAACAGGCGCCTGCTCCGCACCAGCCGTACATTGCAGCCGTGACAGCGTATGCCAGAAAAGAGGACCGGGAGCGCTGCTACGCGGCGGGTATGGATGATTTTGTCAGCAAGCCGTTCCTGGCTGCCGATATTGACCGGGTGCTGGAGCATTGCAGCCATAGGGTATCCCTATGA